A region of the Pempheris klunzingeri isolate RE-2024b chromosome 21, fPemKlu1.hap1, whole genome shotgun sequence genome:
CTTTAGTGATCTCCTTTCCTCTACATCAGGTCAAAGCTTTCTCTTATCCAGTGAAGTATCTCATCTACAGGACATTCATGGTTCCAAgaagatgaatcctaatgactgtGATCATCCTCTGACTTTATGGTTTTAAGGTAAATACAGGcgttcatgttcccctcagggtGAACTGAGTTATTTTGGTAATGCTCTGATGTTTCGCGTATAAACCagtgatttacattttttgtttgttcaattTACTTTTAGCGCTAACTGGCAAATGTTGGTATGCTAATAAactaattatataaataaataaatatttagcaCTCACAAAATCAACTGAGTATGCAGTAGCTACAAAGAATATTATTGCagaaaatgcctttttttttttaaattacccTGGGCTAGATACCAGTCAAGTGACAAACACTGTTGTGCCAGCTATCTTAGCCATTGTGAAGTTTCTACCTGAGCAGCAAAACACCCCAGACTCCATTAATCATAACACAAAGAGAAATTTACAGGTAACAGCAGTCACTGGAGTAAAGGAAATGATGATATAATTTACAAACTAATACACAGgcagctgcagtggaaaagaCGATGCATGGCTTAAGGTTTCATATTTCTTATTGGTTTGTTTAACAACTGCTTCTGATCAAAGATGCATTTTCCAGTGTTTAACGTTTGTCATATTCTGCAGTAATGTTCTTTTTTGCAAGTTCATCTTGAAAGTAAGACTTTCTTTATAGAATAGGCCCTAAAATACCAATTAAAATTATCTTTATGGGAATTCAAGGCATTGTGGTTTCTTGGCAGATTTCAGCCCGTAATTAAAGTTTTACAAGCTGTTAAATTTAATATGACACCCTGTTAGTTGGTTATGTTACTGAGGGAGCACTCTGCAGCACTCACACAGTGAACATATGGGAAAGTCATGGGTAGCAGACCTGTTGTTATGCTCCTGAGCCAGCTCCTGATGGTCCCAGTGCACCAGCCTCTCCTGGGTCACATGGTCCAGCAGTGCCAGCAGAAACCTCCTCAGAGTGCGAGTGCGATAGAAACGCTCGGCTCTCTCCTCTTGAATCATCCGCCAGTCCTTCAGCTGAAACAAATGACACTCACTCAGAGATGGAGACATTTTGAAACTGTATCACTCACCTATAATGAAAAGACAAGATTTATGTTgcatgtcattttctttttaagccGTGAAATTATACTTATTGGCATTCAACCCATCTTTTAGCAGTAAAATCGACAACAAAATAACTCAGTAACTCACTCAGTAAGTTGACCGATGAGGATGGCACTAGCTTAAACAAGAAAAGAAGTAGGAAATGGACTaaacttttttaatttaaagactGGGCACCTGAAAACATGATTGAGTGCAGGTAGAGGAGGAGATTAGGAGAAGGTGTTGCTCTAAATCAGAAGATGGGCAGACTGCAATTCTGATTGagtaaatatttgtgtgtgtgtgcatatatacacactcTTTTCCAGCAGCTTAAGCTCCTCCGAAGTAAAAAGTGCTGGGACAGTTGGTCCGCAGAAGCTTCTTTCTCAGACAGGGACTCTCTTGCTGATTGCTGCCAGTGTAGTGTGCACCGCCTCAGGAGGAAGAGATTGTGGTGACTCTCTGCCAGCTGGCGGGGATTGAAAAGAAAAGCGCCAAATCACGCTGATGAATCCATCCAAACTCAATCATATGTGCCAGGTTGAAACAATGGAGCGGTGTCAAAAGCAATGGAGCGCTCGTCTCCGACTGCATCTCACGTTTAACGGAGGCTTTTATAGGGTGGCTGTGAAACATGAGCACATGAGTTTTTGTGCTCTGTGTGATGCTGTGCAAGATTAAAGCATGATAATGTTGAGGGAATAATTTAGCTGCTTTTTTTGCTCACCGCTCACGATTATCAGTCGCATTTTGAATGTGTTACATTGAATTGCCTGTGTGACTTCTGGTactttacaataataataaactttgtgaaaaaaaaagttcctgtGTGCTTCACAACCAATGCAAATGCAGTACCAATGGACAGATGGTAATAAAATGGAACAATGGTCAAAGGCAAATCATCCCAGACACAGGAATgataaatacagaataaataaCTTAATCCATAAATGGCAGCCAAGGCAGGAAGGAGAAATAGATAAGGAGCCAAATATTGCACTAATtgtgaaataattaaaatagtATTGGttaaaaaagctttttcagtgttttaacacGTCAGAGCCAACAGAGTCAACACAATAGAAAAAAAGCATGTGTAATCCTCTTTGAATCACTAAAATTCAACACAGATTAGTGTTTATAATCTCCCTCAAACGGAAAGGAAATAACTAAACaagattctgtgtgtgtgtgttatgttcaCCAGCAGTTTGTGAGCCATTAAAAACGTCCAGCCACTTGTAAAGATTTGAATTATCAAAAGCCTTAAATAGACACACATTGCCTTTAAGAGTGCCTGCAGTCCTATGCAGTTCTCGATTTGCTCTTTTTAATGTTCAAGCACGTCTATAACCGGGGAtgctttttattattcaaatccGTGGCATGTACCTGTACCTTTTGCTTATTGTAATTCTCTTGTAGCACCTTGAGTGATAATGGAAATAAAGTGCTCCCTGCACATCTTCCTGTTCAAATAGGATTTCTTGCTTGCTCTTTTACAGCTGAATTTGGCTGTAAACACTTTATAAATCGCTGTGGCTGACAGGTGATTTACCTGCATGTTGGCTTGTCTGAGCTGAATGAGGCGTTGCCACGGCGCCAGGCCTTGCCGTAGCAGCAAGTTTCTGTGGTAGTGTTGCCGTGCCAGCTTCAGGAGCTCCTGTTGCCTTTTCAGCtgcctctgtttttcctcctccctctgcacacGCAGAGAAAGTGACAATATTTTAGTATTCTGCAAAGTGTCACCAGAGTACAGTCCTGCTACATGTCTCACAGGAGAGTCAGGAGAGTCAGGAGAGAACTGCTTCCTGCATTCTGACACCcatgaaatatataatacatctcacctctttctcctgccttttctcctctctctttctctcggctgctttgtgtctctcctcctcctcctccttctgcctcTGCTCCTCAGCGGCTTTCATCTCCGCCTGAAAAGGTGCATTTTCTCAGCTACATTTATGtttcttaatattttttcaCACAACTATGGCTTGTCACTTATCCCACAAACACAGTTTGGTGGTTCTTACaagtttttcctcttccttcttcctcttgaGATCCTCGACTTCCTTCCTTCGCTCTGAGCGCTGGCGTGCACGGGCTTCCATGGctacagagagagggaggagggcgaGCTGAGCACAAGGCATTCATCTGGCAGAATATGTGaatgtttatgtatgttttgCTCTTCATATTCTGTACACGTAACTGGATCTTGTGGGACCGCACACCTATAGGCTTTTATATGTAAAGTCCTCTCCATATATGTGACTCAGGGTCATGCAATTTTCTTGGCTAAAGAGCTCTAGCATTCTGGCGCCACATAAAAGAAGCGTGCCTGCTATTTATGTttatatgcatgtgtgagtttgtgtatgCTGCCTTCTTGCTGAGTGAAAGAACTTGCAGACTGACCCGTGATGATTGGATGGGGACATGTATGGTGTCTGACAGCTTTCCTCGGAGGTGCACGGAGGCTGCCAGGTTTTCCAGGAACTCTGGGTGCTCTACAAGAGCAACAGTCACAGCCATGAGCACAGAATACAAAGGCCCGTCATGACTCTGTCTACGCATTCACATCTTCCTGATTCTTGCCTGGCAAATTCTATTCAGACAGACATCAAACTCAAGCGACATGCCTCAGACTGTTCATGAATCTGTAAATGAAGTGCAGAGCTTTTTGCTTTTACTCAACAGTCACAAACTATGCTCAAGGTTATATAGAGTTCTTGGTAAGACGCATTTCATCTATAATCACAGGAAAGTACAAAACATTAGTTTTTGCACAACCTCCCgcttctctgttctctctgagTCTCACAATCCCTCAGTTTCTTTGTATCTACTCCTATGTGATTTGTGTTTAATACAAAAGCCGTTAACAGATAATGACTTTTACCCCATTTCACCTCAGTGTAGCTCCTGAAAATAACAAGCGACTGTACTGTTCTAGACATTTGTGACATTAGTTTAAAAGGGTATTAGTTCTGGAGAAATCCTTTCAACCCATGATTAGCCACTGCGGTGTCCACAGACCTCACTTGCCATCGTTCTCTGCATTAGTTTGCAATGTAGACAGAAAGGTGAGCTAACCTAAGAGATTATTCATCATCTACAGAGAGTTTTCGAGCAAACAGCACATTAGGAGCATGTGGAGACATGGAGACAGTCTCATACAATGTGATCTCCAGGGGTTTCGGTGAGAAGGGTGAATAAGAGGCCAGGCTGCACATAGTATTAGGCGAATATAGGTGGCAGTGTACTTGTTCACTGGAATGAACAATCCGAATCACCAGTAAAGGCACTCCATATTCTGTCCAACACTAATTTCGAGCTTTTCAGAGTCACATTATTTGCTATTTTCTGCAAATTACTTACTAACCTTTTGTTGATGACTGAAACTCATGACTCATACCTTTACTCATATGTAATGTAGGTATGACTTATGGACATTTAATTGTGCTACCTTGTTGGCTTATTGGTTGGTAAGAAGCTAAAGCATTTATTTACGACAAGCCAGAGAATTTTTACAAACTGGCAACGTAAAAGTTGTTGATCACTTTGAgtatgatacacacacacacacagagcttgtGTGCAGTGAGCCTACCTCTGCTCTGCAGGGTCAGAGTTATGGCTCTTTGGTCCAGAGTCTCTCAGCATTGAGAGCTGAGTGAGCTGTGCGGTTTTCTCCATTTCCAGCTCCAGGCCCATCATGCTCTGCTCCTCCCTCAGGCGTGCAATTTGCTCTTGCTGCTCCTTTAACAGCTTCCTCTGCTGCGTGATGATCTGCTGCTGGACGGCGTGTCTGTTCTCAAACCTGCTGCCCGGCGACACTGAGCTTTTTGAACAGGTGAAGGCACCGCCCTTGCCTCTGTGTTGGGACTCATGGAGCTGAGCGGTGGTCAGTGCTACATGGCGTCGGGTCACCTGCCATGGCTGAGAAGGCTGGGCCGCAGTTCCCACAGGAGTCTTATTCTGAGGTACTGCAGAGGCGTCGGGGGCTGAAGTGCCTGACCTGTGGTGATCTTCCTacagggagggaaggaaacaGAACACATATGAGGATAGTATCATATATGGAAAAAATCAAACCTATCCTTAGGTCTACAGGAAGCTTCAGGGGGATAATAGGATCAAGCTCCTCATGGTATTTCAGTGCCATGAATCCTTCCTGAGCTACAGGAATCTTGATATATAAGCAGCAGGGGCCTGATGGCGAGCATGGCCTCTTTATTGACCCCTCCACCATGAACTCCTGCAACTCCAACTTCATCTCCTGCTCTGTTTCTTCCGTCCCTCGAGCTCTGTTCCACTATCCTACACCTATTATTTCTCTCCAGCATTCTTTCCATCTGCTCCGTGCCTTCCCATCCTCTATATTTACACCACTCCTTCTTCCccgctctctcactctccagAGTTGTGAATATTTCAGCAGGAAAAGTTTTTCTCCCTGGCTGACGTATTGGGAAAACGGTCAGGTCATCCCATgcaaaaagtaaacaaaagtTATGTTCAGTTTAGTCCCAGATTTATTCACTGTCTCAGTAATTCGATTTTTACATCACCTACCGAGGGTAGGGCTCATGTTTTAGTCACAATTTAATACTTAAGTGACTTTGTCAGGTCGTCAAAGTTAACATTTGAATTAAGCCCTATGCCTTGCTGATAATGATATGAGGATGTGCGTGGGTCACcttctctgtggtctctggttGGTTAGATGCCTCAGGTGGGCCCATTATTGGATCATAATTTGGGGTTTCTATGGCCTTGAGTCTGCCTGTTGATGCAGCGTTGATTAAGGCAGCCATCTTGCGCCGGGTCTCCTGCTGCTGGGCCAAAAGCCCTCGTTGTTCCTTCTCCATCCGACACCATAGCTGCCACTCATTCAGACATCGCCGTAGCATCCGCCTCCGGTCATTCTCCACAGCCAGCTGGCATTGTCTGGAGGAGGTAACAGATGTGATTATATTTTTAACCCTCGATTACTGCATGGTCGGGGTAATAGGATGTAAATGTTTTAGTGAGTGAAATACTTAATTATTAATAGCCTGATTTTGAATATAGGTAGTAATTTACATTGTGTCATTTGTGGTAGAAGACAGTACTTGAGTACAATGAGAGGTTAACAGTAATTCCTTTCTGGTCCTTGCCTGTTTTCAGCTCGTAGATCCTCCTCTGTTCTCACTACCTCTCGCTGCTTTTGTTCTGCCCACACCACTGCCCGCCACGCTCGCCACGCTCTCAGCTGCCTCTTCCAGTCACACAGAGCCGTTGCCTTACCCAAGCGTAGCCTTCGGTCCAACACCACTGAATACCATCCAGAGAAATGCCTCTGCAGACactaaaacatgcacacaaatgcatgcaaacatgcaggCCTAAAAGTTAGAGAGTCTACACTGATACATTTACTGTTCCAATCCGCAAAACACCCACCCCCcacgcacacatacaaatacacacgtACCAACAAGTACCAACCTTGAGGTTATGCATGTGAACCTTGGTTTgaattttttgtttgttatgtAGTCGAtctgtgtcctgctgctgttttgcagGAAGTAGAGGAGCTGACTGGAGGCTTCTGGCTGCCCTCTGACCTTCAGCTCTTTCCCGTTCCCTGtggaataaacacacacacactacttagTGTACCAGGGCAACTTAAAGTTTTTAACTgagatttgatatttttttcttttagtattATATACCAATGTCAGCTTTTATTGcaatattttttccatttacagtCCCTTTATGAGTCATTGCCAAACACCTCTTCCAGTATTACTCAAAGAGGGTTCTTGGTATTTAGGTGCTTTAGTCTCATATAACATTGATAAAGGCAAAATGTATCACAACATTATAAATGAAACATCTACAGAGATGTTCTGGCCTACAAATCACATTCATCAGATGTAATGGAACATGCTTGTTTGGTACAGACCCCAGcctatatttttttcaatggaaaTGAAGTGTAAAAATGGCCATTCCCACTAAAATCAGGACTAATTTTGCGATAATtgtcaaatacttttttttgcatACCCTAATTAACACTATTCTCAGTTGCAGCATTATAAATCTCAAGgtctcatttttatttccacACGAAGAGCTATTGACTTCTTTAAACAACAGATGTTCACAATGAAAGACACATTCACAGTTATGATAAAGAAAAGACTTGACTCGTGCACACATTTTGAGAAGTTACACAACAGCTTTCAACATTATGCTGGCCAAGCACCCACCACAAGGACACTTCCACAATAGCTGCCTGAGTCATTGAGCTGACTCATCGCACGCTTACTTCTCAATAGGTTACCATTGATCCATTCAATCCACCATAAGAGGGTGGAGCAGGAACGATCATATACGATGCAATCAGACATGATACTGGGGGCCATTTCAGATACAGGCGATTTTGGGAGCTACTTCAGCAGAGGCCAGTGGTTGCTGTGGATACCGTACCTCTGTCGCACCAGATGTTCCaggcctctcctctcctccatctggcGTCGTAGTCTCACCATCTCCTTCTGCACCatctcctcctgcctctgtgCCTCCTGCTTTTTCCTCATCTGCTCCCCTTGCTCCCTCCTCTTTGCCTCCTCCCTGGCTGCCCGCTgggcctccctctctctctgcttcctctgcctCGCTGCCTCCCGTTGGGCCCTGTTCTCCTGCACCTTCAGTGATAATCAGTAAACAGTTTCCTGACCCACAGCTTTCACATCTTTGATGCAGCTtacgagtgagtgagtgcgagaGCTTTGATCACCTACCTGCATGTGTCGTGCTTCCATGGTGACGATCGGGTCTCTGAACTTCTTCCTGGCTTGTCCTACATCCAGTGCCAGCTCCTCCATCACCCCTGAGTTCAAGACCTCTTGCTCCATCAGGTCTTGTAGGAAGCGATTAACAGCACTGTTCTCTTCCTCCCCAGCCAAGCAGTTGTACAGATCTAAGTATTTTTGCACAAATTAGTGTGAAAGAGAAGCATTATATTACACACTTGTGTGAGATACATATTCTATTACAGTACGCACTGAGTTAACCATGaatattacatattttgttttcaacTCTATTGTAGTGCAGCCAAACATATTCATTGTTTTGAAAACTCAATGACACTCCAACATCTATGATTTGGGAGGAATATGGGACCTCAAATAAGCTACCATAATTAAGATGGAAACTAAAGAAGAAACAGACGTGAGTCACAACTTAAATACTACACAACCATAACTAACACTGTGATAAAATTCTAATCTCAAGCAAGTTTAACATCTGTGCAAGTTGATTGTCATGCAGTAGTGAAATAAATAGTGTGCCAGGAAATCAATCTAAAAACAtatctatttttacatatatattttgaataaaataaaataaaatgaaataataaggATAGACATTGTTAATGagctaaaatgtacaaaacCACTGCTATGGTCTGTAACTCTTAATGTTACCTGAGTTACAGATAGCATGACCATAGCAAGTAGTTGGCTGGTAGGGGCttgattttatttagtttttgggCAAAAAAAATAGATCCAAATACATGCTTTTGTATCCTTCCTTGCAGACCCAATTATGTATTGGGTCTTACTTCCTCTGTGCTGGTAGTTGTGATATGATAATGGCTAAATTTTGACTCGTGATGTCAAGTGTAAACCTCCCAATTCTCTTAATGGCCAGGGAAGTCAAATTTGAAGTGGTCTTGATTAATTAAAACAATGAGGTTAGTACCATCAAAGTTGCTGTAGTTCAGGGTGACAGGCTGAGCACTAGCCAATGCAACAGGGCTTCTCCTCTCAGTGGAGCACATCAggtcatcctcctcctcctccatctccagctccagccgCAGCTTACTGGTCAGCCAATCCCCTAGAAGAGCCTGAGCTGCAGGTAGCAACCACTCAAATATCATTGTTCAGCTTGGTGCTGCACAGGTTCAGCTCTATTATATAGGTAGCACATCTCAGGAGACacttctgttatttttttcatggGTTGACCTACCTTCACTGTAAGCGTCATCGTGATCTCTTAACTGGTCAGAGCTTTGCAGAGGTACAGATACGCTCTTAGCTCCTGAATGAGGTTTCTTGTGGGAGAAGACTTCAGAAATGGCAAACTCGGAGGCCATCTCCACACGCTGATGACAAagaaatagacagacagatgttgGGCTGAAATGTACGATTATTTTCagtaatataattattaataatgaatgaatctgGTGATTATTCGATTGATTGCTTAGTCTGTAAAttgcagaaaaacactgaaaataccCATCAGTCCATGaggacattttcaaattgtttattttgcccaccaacaatccaaaacccaaatTGTACACTGGTATCGAAAAATGCataatgaaaatacacacagctccaaCGGCACAGACATTCTCCTCACCTTCCTCCACTGATCGACATCACCATTCCTCACATGCACCTGTTCACgaaagaaaaacaatttcaaGTGTAAGCGGATACTGTCTTTGTGAGACAGACCACAGGGCCCTTGAAAATGCTGGTCTCATGGTCACCTTTGCCTGTTTGAAAATGCCCAGCCAAGCTCACAGACACCTTGAGCTGTGGGTGCATTGTACAAATTGAGGGCTCAGCCAATGCCTTATGTCTGCGGATTATTCCACAGGAAAGCTTAGCCATTGCTTTAAATCAGCAGATTACTTCAAACTCATTTCCCCTTTCCCATTCAGCTATCTCTGTCTCAGGCTGCAGGCATGTGAATATCTGAGACAGGCCATCTCTGTGACATTTCTAAGGTGTCCCCTGACATGAGCCATGCCTTCATACATAGTATTAACACTGATGTGCTTCTCCTTCATTCATAAATCCAACAGGACCCTTTTTTACAATTACCTCTCTCAGGGATTTGATAATCCCAGGGAaaaggtctgaaaagtgaaagtagactgaaaaaaaatattttatgctTTCTTTGTAGATAAGAGCACATGTTGAGGTGAGCACCTTGGATTTAGAAAGAGCACTCACAAATTTAATCCCTTTTCCCAGAACAAATAACTACAGAAACTGTATACCTctcaatttaaaatgaatccaAAGAGTAAATTTACCTTGTCTGCAGATGCTTTGCTCTTGTCGAGCCTCCTCCACCTAAACAGGTGAGCATTGTGACCTGGGAGCGTCATCATCTGTTTAGCTCTGCTGCTATAATGTAATCATCATAACTATGTTCTCCTCTGCCAACAGCATTATACGCTAACTGCAAAAGCCAACGATTTCAAATTTATATCATCAAAAAGTGTTCACAGGTCACTACAAAGAGCTCTCACAAAAACTAAGACCTGTGCTCATAACCGCCTTCGATTTGGGTCACGTAGGATTCTGGGTAATGTAGTAGATGAAACATTCTTTCTGGGTTTTATGTCACCTCAACGACGCATTTCAGGACTACGTGTCCCACTAGACTTTGTTTGTAGTTCGGGCGTCTCTGTGGTAACCATAGAAACGCTGTTCAGTTTTTCCAAATGAGCCAAAATTGCGTTTAAAATGCGATAAAACTCAAAAGCGAATATGGAGAAACCCAATAACACTGCTAATTTGAAGGTATGTATAAAGCACAACGCCGCAAATTGgtgttttgacaaaaataaatgaagcatAGCGATATTTATGGATTTTCAACTGCCGCCACCGGGCGGTCGGTGATGACGACATATTTCCACGACTTGTAGTTCCTGTCAGGCAGTGAGTTTTGTAGGTAAGCGAGTGAAAGATGCTCCTAAATTAAAAACGTACATAACTAAAACAAGCACAATCGTGGACATGTAGGTTTTCTTAACGTGTGTCATGCAAGAACAGTAAACGCCTCGAGACGACGAAAGCTTTCATAAAGTCGCAGCACGTGAGAGGTGAGGCCAGTTAGCTTCCGTGGCTAATTCACATGGTCTGCTAACTGGGACCACCGTCATTCAGTCTCTTGTTGCGGTGTTTTTTTAGGTGGTGGTGTTGTACATTAGTGGAGTTCAGTGAATCTCAGAGTACGTCGACTGCGGGTGCTGGGATGGCTGGCAGCAGGATGAAGCTGGAGCTGTCCCGTGTGGTTCAGGGAGGGAGTCGGCTGGGTGTCCTGAAGGGGCTCGGCAGGACGGGACAGCAGTCCCTGGAAGTCCCGGGCTGTCTGCTATACACACACTTTGGCACAGTGCCCCACCTCACCCAGGACACACTGCACACGCTGAGCAgcctcccctctgtctctcagatCACCCTGTCCAATATGTAAGCttcactcatcacacacacacacacacacacacacacacacacacacacacacacacacacacacacacacactgaactctATGTGAAATCTAACATCTATCATTTTTTATCTCAAGAGCAGAGCACCAGGAAGTGTTGGAGGAGTTTAAGGATGGATTCAGGAAGTTTGCAGGTACTCTTGTCCAATCACACGTATCTTCTTcctgtttctatttttcaaaGAGTAATCAGGTGGTGAAGAGGATAAGTTGGCACACTCTGGCAGACCAAACGGCATATACATGAATTATGACAACACAATGCTATTCCtatttattcagatttatttagTATGGATGAAAAAGTAATCCACTGAAATTCACAAAGTGTTCAAGTATTTATGTTAATGCACTAGAACTTTCTTTACAGCTATCTAAACAGGCATCTCCATATATATACAGCAGTGCTTTCTTGCATTTGTATAACGTTGTTAGAAGCGTTTTAATGTGCAGATCTGTTTCAATATTGATGAAATAACTGGATTAGCTATTAGAGACAGTTACTCATTGTaaggatgcttttctgtggttgtagcaatgaagagaggagtccaagattcattcaagaagtttatgtaggtgtacgagctcggagtcacacatcacaggcatagatgagactaaggaatacagagtaaagctaccacatatataggattctacaaactATATCTGGTTTCggatacatgagagcatgtcccaagatggacttgatctttccttagaacaaccagttgtccagacaaagcggagtcggaagagtagtatgctgacttgagagtaacatatataccatgtaagacacaagttcctacagaatcatgttacatgagaaaaaccttctaacactCATAATTGAGTATTGAATAAACAGTGGCCACTCAGTGCTGaaatgctgtttcaatcaaACTGTGTTCATTTAATAGT
Encoded here:
- the ccdc191 gene encoding coiled-coil domain-containing protein 191, with protein sequence MTLPGHNAHLFRWRRLDKSKASADKVHVRNGDVDQWRKRVEMASEFAISEVFSHKKPHSGAKSVSVPLQSSDQLRDHDDAYSEAQALLGDWLTSKLRLELEMEEEEDDLMCSTERRSPVALASAQPVTLNYSNFDDLYNCLAGEEENSAVNRFLQDLMEQEVLNSGVMEELALDVGQARKKFRDPIVTMEARHMQVQENRAQREAARQRKQREREAQRAAREEAKRREQGEQMRKKQEAQRQEEMVQKEMVRLRRQMEERRGLEHLVRQRERERAEGQRAARSLQSAPLLPAKQQQDTDRLHNKQKIQTKVHMHNLKCLQRHFSGWYSVVLDRRLRLGKATALCDWKRQLRAWRAWRAVVWAEQKQREVVRTEEDLRAENRQCQLAVENDRRRMLRRCLNEWQLWCRMEKEQRGLLAQQQETRRKMAALINAASTGRLKAIETPNYDPIMGPPEASNQPETTEKEDHHRSGTSAPDASAVPQNKTPVGTAAQPSQPWQVTRRHVALTTAQLHESQHRGKGGAFTCSKSSVSPGSRFENRHAVQQQIITQQRKLLKEQQEQIARLREEQSMMGLELEMEKTAQLTQLSMLRDSGPKSHNSDPAEQRAPRVPGKPGSLRAPPRKAVRHHTCPHPIITAMEARARQRSERRKEVEDLKRKKEEEKLAEMKAAEEQRQKEEEEERHKAAERKREEKRQEKEREEEKQRQLKRQQELLKLARQHYHRNLLLRQGLAPWQRLIQLRQANMQLAESHHNLFLLRRCTLHWQQSARESLSEKEASADQLSQHFLLRRSLSCWKRLKDWRMIQEERAERFYRTRTLRRFLLALLDHVTQERLVHWDHQELAQEHNNRRVLRRCFLAWRQLPCLLRREREKEVRRERLGRKVASVLPDFTSYPL